In one window of Solanum pennellii chromosome 2, SPENNV200 DNA:
- the LOC107011085 gene encoding COP1-interacting protein 7 isoform X1, which yields MDSKTLLDYALFQLTPTRTRCDLVVFSGGKNEKLASGLVEPFISHLKFAKDQIPKGGYSITMRPPSTHAYWFTKATFLRFVRFVSTPEILERFMRLEREISQIESSIQSNECANGNSEEGSSPANSESTRKSNDSFKAKSEVEEANNAAPKENSKIHLQRHLDTRKALLRKEQAMAYARATVAGFEIDQLDDLIQFANSFGAVRLRKQSLEDICCLTIEGIITLDACVDFKELYKQKHTDGQWMDEVAAMKACTPMDLSYLGNQGVILAYDNNGSLDSSDSKDSTNSNGVKAICTDENLPASDPSAKVQMQMPWQNHIPPYMYNFHGPAQQMPFAGMHPLQYYPAHMQWPQNVNGSTNGSVRDSHKRSKKKEKSKERNSSEDDEQTESSASDSGTDSDEVRKHEKKHSSRENSHAKKHKKKSSKTVVIRNINYITSNRKNEENDGSSYDSSSAESHLLDEDSIKEQVDDAVAILEKRRNSKGHRNKNRGHQNLDVENESNGYSNTDLNEGMSPKLSEKAKGNKAWDAFQNILMSREEPSMNGASDQLPLDFQDEGYGIKNSGEKVRRDHLTPDDSLLMSKNHEENGTKVNMVDFANGEDMRPSLKKGVSEDVHLLFSHKEPSGGNTLGTPSDFGSESSAIRNSNGEDWFVVNHSGSSEIQEARRMIFDNDSSMSTQKSSSQVESERAAPIDDSFMVQSRPAFDDQYGSQWKTDIGMDADLVAAANAENSDLVASKTKLSTYGTSQPDDLCVVLARETSLDPLEASWQPELDFQIEASFIQVDKKSPAVEAKPPPTEETVPVKGKSTTKKDSLAKTGKDARSKVSSGSLSRSRIDALAKSKKMSPPTNKLTTQKSKLDRDEEMRKRMEELVIERQKRIAERSAAKGSSPAASKKGPAGSKTASKISPSSKLHTFPVQVKH from the exons ATGGATTCCAAGACCCTTCTTGATTATGCACTGTTTCAGCTCACCCCAACTAGAACAAG ATGTGATCTTGTGGTGTTTTCTGGGGGTAAAAATGAGAAATTGGCATCTGGGTTGGTGGAACCATTCATTTCTCACTTGAAATTTGCTAAAGATCAGATTCCAAAAGGTGGGTATTCAATCACTATGAGGCCACCTTCAACTCATGCCTACTGGTTCACCAAAGCCACATTCCTGAG ATTTGTACGCTTTGTTAGTACACCTGAAATTCTTGAGAGGTTTATGCGATTGGAACGAGAGATCTCACAGATCGAGAGTTCCATTCAATCCAATGAATGCGCCAATGGCAATTCAGAGGAAG GAAGCTCACCAGCTAATAGTGAGAGCACCAGGAAATCAAACGATTCGTTCAAG GCAAAATCTGAAGTTGAAGAAGCTAATAATGCTGCACCTAAAGAAAACTCCAA GATTCACCTTCAACGCCACCTGGATACCCGAAAGGCATTACTTAGGAAAGAGCAGGCCATGGCTTATGCGCGTGCAACAGTTGCAGGCTTTGAGATAGACCAATTGGATGATCTCATACAGTTTGCTAATTCTTTTGGTGCAGTACGTCTTAG AAAACAGAGTCTGGAGGACATCTGCTGTCTAACAATCGAAGGAATCATCACATT GGATGCATGTGTAGATTTCAAGGAACTTTACAAACAAAAGCACACAGATGGACAATGGATGGATGAGGTAGCTGCAATGAAGGCATGTACACCAATGGATCTATCGTACTTGGGAAATCAAGGTGTTATTCTTGCATATGACAATAATGGCTCTTTGGATAGTTCTGACTCGAAGGATTCAACAAATTCAAATGGTGTCAAAG CTATATGCACAGATGAGAATCTTCCTGCATCAGATCCATCAGCAAAAGTTCAGATGCAAATGCCATGGCAGAACCATATTCCTCCGTATATGTACAACTTTCATGGCCCAGCTCAACAGATGCCTTTTGCTGGCATGCATCCTTTACAATATTATCCAGCACATATGCAGTGGCCACAAAATGTAAATGGCTCCACAAATGGTTCTGTTAGGGACTCTCACAAACGGtcaaagaagaaggagaaatcCAAAGAACGTAACAGTTCAGAAGATGATGAACAGACTGAGTCGAGTGCCTCTGATTCTGGAACTGATTCAGATGAAGTTAGGAAGCATGAGAAAAAGCATTCTTCAAGGGAGAACTCACATGCTAAAAAGCACAAGAAGAAATCCTCAAAAACAGTTGTAATCCGCAACATCAATTATATCACTTCCAATAGAAAGAATGAGGAAAATGATGGATCTTCTTATGATTCATCTTCAGCTGAATCTCATTTACTCGATGAAGATTCTATCAAAGAGCAGGTAGATGATGCTGTTGCAATACTGGAGAAACGTCGTAATTCAAAAGGACATAGGAACAAGAATAGAGGACATCAGAATCTTGATGTAGAGAATGAATCAAATGGTTATAGCAATACGGACTTAAATGAGGGCATGTCACCAAAGTTATCTGAGAAAGCAAAAGGAAATAAGGCTTGGGATGCATTCCAGAATATTCTGATGAGTCGTGAGGAGCCAAGTATGAATGGGGCCAGTGACCAGCTACCTTTGGACTTCCAGGATGAAGGCTATGGGATCAAGAATTCTGGTGAGAAGGTCAGAAGAGACCATCTGACACCTGATGATTCTCTTCTCATGAGCAAAAATCATGAAGAAAATGGCACAAAGGTTAACATGGTAGATTTTGCCAATGGTGAGGATATGAGGCCAAGTTTGAAGAAAGGAGTTTCTGAAGATGTGCATCTTCTATTTTCGCACAAAGAACCATCAGGAGGCAATACATTGGGAACTCCATCTGATTTTGGTTCTGAATCCTCTGCTATTAGAAATAGTAATGGGGAAGATTGGTTTGTTGTCAACCACTCCGGCAGTTCAGAAATTCAAGAGGCTAGGCGAATGATATTTGACAATGACAGTAGCATGTCAACTCAGAAAAGTTCCTCTCAAGTCGAAAGTGAAAGAGCTGCTCCTATTGATGATTCTTTCATGGTACAGTCTCGACCAGCTTTTGATGATCAATATGGCTCTCAGTGGAAAACAGACATTGGCATGGATGCAGACTTGGTTGCTGCAGCAAATGCTGAAAATAGTGATCTAGTTGCATCAAAAACCAAGCTTAGTACATATGGGACCAGTCAACCTGATGACCTCTGTGTGGTGCTTGCAAGAGAAACTAGTTTGGATCCTCTTGAGGCATCTTGGCAACCAGAATTGGATTTTCAGATTGAAGCTTCTTTCATTCAAGTTGATAAAAAATCTCCTGCAGTTGAGGCAAAACCTCCTCCTACTGAAGAAACTGTTCCTGTGAAAGGTAAAAGCACTACTAAGAAGGACAGTCTTGCAAAGACCGGAAAAGATGCAAGGTCTAAAGTCTCCTCAGGATCTCTGTCAAGGAGCAGGATTGATGCTTTAGCAAAGAGCAAGAAGATGTCTCCTCCTACTAACAAACTGACAACCCAGAAGAGCAAATTAGATCGG GACGAAGAAATGCGCAAGAGAATGGAGGAATTAGTGATCGAGAGGCAAAAGAGGATTGCAGAAAGAAGTGCAGCTAAGGGTTCGTCCCCAGCAGCTTCCAAGAAAGGGCCAGCAGGAAGTAAAACAGCTTCAAAGATCTCACCTTCATCCAAACTTCACACATTTCCAGTGCAGGTCAAGCATTAA
- the LOC107011085 gene encoding COP1-interacting protein 7 isoform X2: MDSKTLLDYALFQLTPTRTRCDLVVFSGGKNEKLASGLVEPFISHLKFAKDQIPKGGYSITMRPPSTHAYWFTKATFLRFVRFVSTPEILERFMRLEREISQIESSIQSNECANGNSEEGSSPANSESTRKSNDSFKAKSEVEEANNAAPKENSKIHLQRHLDTRKALLRKEQAMAYARATVAGFEIDQLDDLIQFANSFGAVRLRKQSLEDICCLTIEGIITLDACVDFKELYKQKHTDGQWMDEVAAMKACTPMDLSYLGNQGVILAYDNNGSLDSSDSKDSTNSNGVKDENLPASDPSAKVQMQMPWQNHIPPYMYNFHGPAQQMPFAGMHPLQYYPAHMQWPQNVNGSTNGSVRDSHKRSKKKEKSKERNSSEDDEQTESSASDSGTDSDEVRKHEKKHSSRENSHAKKHKKKSSKTVVIRNINYITSNRKNEENDGSSYDSSSAESHLLDEDSIKEQVDDAVAILEKRRNSKGHRNKNRGHQNLDVENESNGYSNTDLNEGMSPKLSEKAKGNKAWDAFQNILMSREEPSMNGASDQLPLDFQDEGYGIKNSGEKVRRDHLTPDDSLLMSKNHEENGTKVNMVDFANGEDMRPSLKKGVSEDVHLLFSHKEPSGGNTLGTPSDFGSESSAIRNSNGEDWFVVNHSGSSEIQEARRMIFDNDSSMSTQKSSSQVESERAAPIDDSFMVQSRPAFDDQYGSQWKTDIGMDADLVAAANAENSDLVASKTKLSTYGTSQPDDLCVVLARETSLDPLEASWQPELDFQIEASFIQVDKKSPAVEAKPPPTEETVPVKGKSTTKKDSLAKTGKDARSKVSSGSLSRSRIDALAKSKKMSPPTNKLTTQKSKLDRDEEMRKRMEELVIERQKRIAERSAAKGSSPAASKKGPAGSKTASKISPSSKLHTFPVQVKH, translated from the exons ATGGATTCCAAGACCCTTCTTGATTATGCACTGTTTCAGCTCACCCCAACTAGAACAAG ATGTGATCTTGTGGTGTTTTCTGGGGGTAAAAATGAGAAATTGGCATCTGGGTTGGTGGAACCATTCATTTCTCACTTGAAATTTGCTAAAGATCAGATTCCAAAAGGTGGGTATTCAATCACTATGAGGCCACCTTCAACTCATGCCTACTGGTTCACCAAAGCCACATTCCTGAG ATTTGTACGCTTTGTTAGTACACCTGAAATTCTTGAGAGGTTTATGCGATTGGAACGAGAGATCTCACAGATCGAGAGTTCCATTCAATCCAATGAATGCGCCAATGGCAATTCAGAGGAAG GAAGCTCACCAGCTAATAGTGAGAGCACCAGGAAATCAAACGATTCGTTCAAG GCAAAATCTGAAGTTGAAGAAGCTAATAATGCTGCACCTAAAGAAAACTCCAA GATTCACCTTCAACGCCACCTGGATACCCGAAAGGCATTACTTAGGAAAGAGCAGGCCATGGCTTATGCGCGTGCAACAGTTGCAGGCTTTGAGATAGACCAATTGGATGATCTCATACAGTTTGCTAATTCTTTTGGTGCAGTACGTCTTAG AAAACAGAGTCTGGAGGACATCTGCTGTCTAACAATCGAAGGAATCATCACATT GGATGCATGTGTAGATTTCAAGGAACTTTACAAACAAAAGCACACAGATGGACAATGGATGGATGAGGTAGCTGCAATGAAGGCATGTACACCAATGGATCTATCGTACTTGGGAAATCAAGGTGTTATTCTTGCATATGACAATAATGGCTCTTTGGATAGTTCTGACTCGAAGGATTCAACAAATTCAAATGGTGTCAAAG ATGAGAATCTTCCTGCATCAGATCCATCAGCAAAAGTTCAGATGCAAATGCCATGGCAGAACCATATTCCTCCGTATATGTACAACTTTCATGGCCCAGCTCAACAGATGCCTTTTGCTGGCATGCATCCTTTACAATATTATCCAGCACATATGCAGTGGCCACAAAATGTAAATGGCTCCACAAATGGTTCTGTTAGGGACTCTCACAAACGGtcaaagaagaaggagaaatcCAAAGAACGTAACAGTTCAGAAGATGATGAACAGACTGAGTCGAGTGCCTCTGATTCTGGAACTGATTCAGATGAAGTTAGGAAGCATGAGAAAAAGCATTCTTCAAGGGAGAACTCACATGCTAAAAAGCACAAGAAGAAATCCTCAAAAACAGTTGTAATCCGCAACATCAATTATATCACTTCCAATAGAAAGAATGAGGAAAATGATGGATCTTCTTATGATTCATCTTCAGCTGAATCTCATTTACTCGATGAAGATTCTATCAAAGAGCAGGTAGATGATGCTGTTGCAATACTGGAGAAACGTCGTAATTCAAAAGGACATAGGAACAAGAATAGAGGACATCAGAATCTTGATGTAGAGAATGAATCAAATGGTTATAGCAATACGGACTTAAATGAGGGCATGTCACCAAAGTTATCTGAGAAAGCAAAAGGAAATAAGGCTTGGGATGCATTCCAGAATATTCTGATGAGTCGTGAGGAGCCAAGTATGAATGGGGCCAGTGACCAGCTACCTTTGGACTTCCAGGATGAAGGCTATGGGATCAAGAATTCTGGTGAGAAGGTCAGAAGAGACCATCTGACACCTGATGATTCTCTTCTCATGAGCAAAAATCATGAAGAAAATGGCACAAAGGTTAACATGGTAGATTTTGCCAATGGTGAGGATATGAGGCCAAGTTTGAAGAAAGGAGTTTCTGAAGATGTGCATCTTCTATTTTCGCACAAAGAACCATCAGGAGGCAATACATTGGGAACTCCATCTGATTTTGGTTCTGAATCCTCTGCTATTAGAAATAGTAATGGGGAAGATTGGTTTGTTGTCAACCACTCCGGCAGTTCAGAAATTCAAGAGGCTAGGCGAATGATATTTGACAATGACAGTAGCATGTCAACTCAGAAAAGTTCCTCTCAAGTCGAAAGTGAAAGAGCTGCTCCTATTGATGATTCTTTCATGGTACAGTCTCGACCAGCTTTTGATGATCAATATGGCTCTCAGTGGAAAACAGACATTGGCATGGATGCAGACTTGGTTGCTGCAGCAAATGCTGAAAATAGTGATCTAGTTGCATCAAAAACCAAGCTTAGTACATATGGGACCAGTCAACCTGATGACCTCTGTGTGGTGCTTGCAAGAGAAACTAGTTTGGATCCTCTTGAGGCATCTTGGCAACCAGAATTGGATTTTCAGATTGAAGCTTCTTTCATTCAAGTTGATAAAAAATCTCCTGCAGTTGAGGCAAAACCTCCTCCTACTGAAGAAACTGTTCCTGTGAAAGGTAAAAGCACTACTAAGAAGGACAGTCTTGCAAAGACCGGAAAAGATGCAAGGTCTAAAGTCTCCTCAGGATCTCTGTCAAGGAGCAGGATTGATGCTTTAGCAAAGAGCAAGAAGATGTCTCCTCCTACTAACAAACTGACAACCCAGAAGAGCAAATTAGATCGG GACGAAGAAATGCGCAAGAGAATGGAGGAATTAGTGATCGAGAGGCAAAAGAGGATTGCAGAAAGAAGTGCAGCTAAGGGTTCGTCCCCAGCAGCTTCCAAGAAAGGGCCAGCAGGAAGTAAAACAGCTTCAAAGATCTCACCTTCATCCAAACTTCACACATTTCCAGTGCAGGTCAAGCATTAA
- the LOC107011085 gene encoding COP1-interacting protein 7 isoform X3, with translation MDSKTLLDYALFQLTPTRTRCDLVVFSGGKNEKLASGLVEPFISHLKFAKDQIPKGGYSITMRPPSTHAYWFTKATFLRFVRFVSTPEILERFMRLEREISQIESSIQSNECANGNSEEGSSPANSESTRKSNDSFKAKSEVEEANNAAPKENSKIHLQRHLDTRKALLRKEQAMAYARATVAGFEIDQLDDLIQFANSFGAVRLRDACVDFKELYKQKHTDGQWMDEVAAMKACTPMDLSYLGNQGVILAYDNNGSLDSSDSKDSTNSNGVKAICTDENLPASDPSAKVQMQMPWQNHIPPYMYNFHGPAQQMPFAGMHPLQYYPAHMQWPQNVNGSTNGSVRDSHKRSKKKEKSKERNSSEDDEQTESSASDSGTDSDEVRKHEKKHSSRENSHAKKHKKKSSKTVVIRNINYITSNRKNEENDGSSYDSSSAESHLLDEDSIKEQVDDAVAILEKRRNSKGHRNKNRGHQNLDVENESNGYSNTDLNEGMSPKLSEKAKGNKAWDAFQNILMSREEPSMNGASDQLPLDFQDEGYGIKNSGEKVRRDHLTPDDSLLMSKNHEENGTKVNMVDFANGEDMRPSLKKGVSEDVHLLFSHKEPSGGNTLGTPSDFGSESSAIRNSNGEDWFVVNHSGSSEIQEARRMIFDNDSSMSTQKSSSQVESERAAPIDDSFMVQSRPAFDDQYGSQWKTDIGMDADLVAAANAENSDLVASKTKLSTYGTSQPDDLCVVLARETSLDPLEASWQPELDFQIEASFIQVDKKSPAVEAKPPPTEETVPVKGKSTTKKDSLAKTGKDARSKVSSGSLSRSRIDALAKSKKMSPPTNKLTTQKSKLDRDEEMRKRMEELVIERQKRIAERSAAKGSSPAASKKGPAGSKTASKISPSSKLHTFPVQVKH, from the exons ATGGATTCCAAGACCCTTCTTGATTATGCACTGTTTCAGCTCACCCCAACTAGAACAAG ATGTGATCTTGTGGTGTTTTCTGGGGGTAAAAATGAGAAATTGGCATCTGGGTTGGTGGAACCATTCATTTCTCACTTGAAATTTGCTAAAGATCAGATTCCAAAAGGTGGGTATTCAATCACTATGAGGCCACCTTCAACTCATGCCTACTGGTTCACCAAAGCCACATTCCTGAG ATTTGTACGCTTTGTTAGTACACCTGAAATTCTTGAGAGGTTTATGCGATTGGAACGAGAGATCTCACAGATCGAGAGTTCCATTCAATCCAATGAATGCGCCAATGGCAATTCAGAGGAAG GAAGCTCACCAGCTAATAGTGAGAGCACCAGGAAATCAAACGATTCGTTCAAG GCAAAATCTGAAGTTGAAGAAGCTAATAATGCTGCACCTAAAGAAAACTCCAA GATTCACCTTCAACGCCACCTGGATACCCGAAAGGCATTACTTAGGAAAGAGCAGGCCATGGCTTATGCGCGTGCAACAGTTGCAGGCTTTGAGATAGACCAATTGGATGATCTCATACAGTTTGCTAATTCTTTTGGTGCAGTACGTCTTAG GGATGCATGTGTAGATTTCAAGGAACTTTACAAACAAAAGCACACAGATGGACAATGGATGGATGAGGTAGCTGCAATGAAGGCATGTACACCAATGGATCTATCGTACTTGGGAAATCAAGGTGTTATTCTTGCATATGACAATAATGGCTCTTTGGATAGTTCTGACTCGAAGGATTCAACAAATTCAAATGGTGTCAAAG CTATATGCACAGATGAGAATCTTCCTGCATCAGATCCATCAGCAAAAGTTCAGATGCAAATGCCATGGCAGAACCATATTCCTCCGTATATGTACAACTTTCATGGCCCAGCTCAACAGATGCCTTTTGCTGGCATGCATCCTTTACAATATTATCCAGCACATATGCAGTGGCCACAAAATGTAAATGGCTCCACAAATGGTTCTGTTAGGGACTCTCACAAACGGtcaaagaagaaggagaaatcCAAAGAACGTAACAGTTCAGAAGATGATGAACAGACTGAGTCGAGTGCCTCTGATTCTGGAACTGATTCAGATGAAGTTAGGAAGCATGAGAAAAAGCATTCTTCAAGGGAGAACTCACATGCTAAAAAGCACAAGAAGAAATCCTCAAAAACAGTTGTAATCCGCAACATCAATTATATCACTTCCAATAGAAAGAATGAGGAAAATGATGGATCTTCTTATGATTCATCTTCAGCTGAATCTCATTTACTCGATGAAGATTCTATCAAAGAGCAGGTAGATGATGCTGTTGCAATACTGGAGAAACGTCGTAATTCAAAAGGACATAGGAACAAGAATAGAGGACATCAGAATCTTGATGTAGAGAATGAATCAAATGGTTATAGCAATACGGACTTAAATGAGGGCATGTCACCAAAGTTATCTGAGAAAGCAAAAGGAAATAAGGCTTGGGATGCATTCCAGAATATTCTGATGAGTCGTGAGGAGCCAAGTATGAATGGGGCCAGTGACCAGCTACCTTTGGACTTCCAGGATGAAGGCTATGGGATCAAGAATTCTGGTGAGAAGGTCAGAAGAGACCATCTGACACCTGATGATTCTCTTCTCATGAGCAAAAATCATGAAGAAAATGGCACAAAGGTTAACATGGTAGATTTTGCCAATGGTGAGGATATGAGGCCAAGTTTGAAGAAAGGAGTTTCTGAAGATGTGCATCTTCTATTTTCGCACAAAGAACCATCAGGAGGCAATACATTGGGAACTCCATCTGATTTTGGTTCTGAATCCTCTGCTATTAGAAATAGTAATGGGGAAGATTGGTTTGTTGTCAACCACTCCGGCAGTTCAGAAATTCAAGAGGCTAGGCGAATGATATTTGACAATGACAGTAGCATGTCAACTCAGAAAAGTTCCTCTCAAGTCGAAAGTGAAAGAGCTGCTCCTATTGATGATTCTTTCATGGTACAGTCTCGACCAGCTTTTGATGATCAATATGGCTCTCAGTGGAAAACAGACATTGGCATGGATGCAGACTTGGTTGCTGCAGCAAATGCTGAAAATAGTGATCTAGTTGCATCAAAAACCAAGCTTAGTACATATGGGACCAGTCAACCTGATGACCTCTGTGTGGTGCTTGCAAGAGAAACTAGTTTGGATCCTCTTGAGGCATCTTGGCAACCAGAATTGGATTTTCAGATTGAAGCTTCTTTCATTCAAGTTGATAAAAAATCTCCTGCAGTTGAGGCAAAACCTCCTCCTACTGAAGAAACTGTTCCTGTGAAAGGTAAAAGCACTACTAAGAAGGACAGTCTTGCAAAGACCGGAAAAGATGCAAGGTCTAAAGTCTCCTCAGGATCTCTGTCAAGGAGCAGGATTGATGCTTTAGCAAAGAGCAAGAAGATGTCTCCTCCTACTAACAAACTGACAACCCAGAAGAGCAAATTAGATCGG GACGAAGAAATGCGCAAGAGAATGGAGGAATTAGTGATCGAGAGGCAAAAGAGGATTGCAGAAAGAAGTGCAGCTAAGGGTTCGTCCCCAGCAGCTTCCAAGAAAGGGCCAGCAGGAAGTAAAACAGCTTCAAAGATCTCACCTTCATCCAAACTTCACACATTTCCAGTGCAGGTCAAGCATTAA
- the LOC107011085 gene encoding COP1-interacting protein 7 isoform X4 yields the protein MDSKTLLDYALFQLTPTRTRCDLVVFSGGKNEKLASGLVEPFISHLKFAKDQIPKGGYSITMRPPSTHAYWFTKATFLRFVRFVSTPEILERFMRLEREISQIESSIQSNECANGNSEEGSSPANSESTRKSNDSFKAKSEVEEANNAAPKENSKIHLQRHLDTRKALLRKEQAMAYARATVAGFEIDQLDDLIQFANSFGAVRLRDACVDFKELYKQKHTDGQWMDEVAAMKACTPMDLSYLGNQGVILAYDNNGSLDSSDSKDSTNSNGVKDENLPASDPSAKVQMQMPWQNHIPPYMYNFHGPAQQMPFAGMHPLQYYPAHMQWPQNVNGSTNGSVRDSHKRSKKKEKSKERNSSEDDEQTESSASDSGTDSDEVRKHEKKHSSRENSHAKKHKKKSSKTVVIRNINYITSNRKNEENDGSSYDSSSAESHLLDEDSIKEQVDDAVAILEKRRNSKGHRNKNRGHQNLDVENESNGYSNTDLNEGMSPKLSEKAKGNKAWDAFQNILMSREEPSMNGASDQLPLDFQDEGYGIKNSGEKVRRDHLTPDDSLLMSKNHEENGTKVNMVDFANGEDMRPSLKKGVSEDVHLLFSHKEPSGGNTLGTPSDFGSESSAIRNSNGEDWFVVNHSGSSEIQEARRMIFDNDSSMSTQKSSSQVESERAAPIDDSFMVQSRPAFDDQYGSQWKTDIGMDADLVAAANAENSDLVASKTKLSTYGTSQPDDLCVVLARETSLDPLEASWQPELDFQIEASFIQVDKKSPAVEAKPPPTEETVPVKGKSTTKKDSLAKTGKDARSKVSSGSLSRSRIDALAKSKKMSPPTNKLTTQKSKLDRDEEMRKRMEELVIERQKRIAERSAAKGSSPAASKKGPAGSKTASKISPSSKLHTFPVQVKH from the exons ATGGATTCCAAGACCCTTCTTGATTATGCACTGTTTCAGCTCACCCCAACTAGAACAAG ATGTGATCTTGTGGTGTTTTCTGGGGGTAAAAATGAGAAATTGGCATCTGGGTTGGTGGAACCATTCATTTCTCACTTGAAATTTGCTAAAGATCAGATTCCAAAAGGTGGGTATTCAATCACTATGAGGCCACCTTCAACTCATGCCTACTGGTTCACCAAAGCCACATTCCTGAG ATTTGTACGCTTTGTTAGTACACCTGAAATTCTTGAGAGGTTTATGCGATTGGAACGAGAGATCTCACAGATCGAGAGTTCCATTCAATCCAATGAATGCGCCAATGGCAATTCAGAGGAAG GAAGCTCACCAGCTAATAGTGAGAGCACCAGGAAATCAAACGATTCGTTCAAG GCAAAATCTGAAGTTGAAGAAGCTAATAATGCTGCACCTAAAGAAAACTCCAA GATTCACCTTCAACGCCACCTGGATACCCGAAAGGCATTACTTAGGAAAGAGCAGGCCATGGCTTATGCGCGTGCAACAGTTGCAGGCTTTGAGATAGACCAATTGGATGATCTCATACAGTTTGCTAATTCTTTTGGTGCAGTACGTCTTAG GGATGCATGTGTAGATTTCAAGGAACTTTACAAACAAAAGCACACAGATGGACAATGGATGGATGAGGTAGCTGCAATGAAGGCATGTACACCAATGGATCTATCGTACTTGGGAAATCAAGGTGTTATTCTTGCATATGACAATAATGGCTCTTTGGATAGTTCTGACTCGAAGGATTCAACAAATTCAAATGGTGTCAAAG ATGAGAATCTTCCTGCATCAGATCCATCAGCAAAAGTTCAGATGCAAATGCCATGGCAGAACCATATTCCTCCGTATATGTACAACTTTCATGGCCCAGCTCAACAGATGCCTTTTGCTGGCATGCATCCTTTACAATATTATCCAGCACATATGCAGTGGCCACAAAATGTAAATGGCTCCACAAATGGTTCTGTTAGGGACTCTCACAAACGGtcaaagaagaaggagaaatcCAAAGAACGTAACAGTTCAGAAGATGATGAACAGACTGAGTCGAGTGCCTCTGATTCTGGAACTGATTCAGATGAAGTTAGGAAGCATGAGAAAAAGCATTCTTCAAGGGAGAACTCACATGCTAAAAAGCACAAGAAGAAATCCTCAAAAACAGTTGTAATCCGCAACATCAATTATATCACTTCCAATAGAAAGAATGAGGAAAATGATGGATCTTCTTATGATTCATCTTCAGCTGAATCTCATTTACTCGATGAAGATTCTATCAAAGAGCAGGTAGATGATGCTGTTGCAATACTGGAGAAACGTCGTAATTCAAAAGGACATAGGAACAAGAATAGAGGACATCAGAATCTTGATGTAGAGAATGAATCAAATGGTTATAGCAATACGGACTTAAATGAGGGCATGTCACCAAAGTTATCTGAGAAAGCAAAAGGAAATAAGGCTTGGGATGCATTCCAGAATATTCTGATGAGTCGTGAGGAGCCAAGTATGAATGGGGCCAGTGACCAGCTACCTTTGGACTTCCAGGATGAAGGCTATGGGATCAAGAATTCTGGTGAGAAGGTCAGAAGAGACCATCTGACACCTGATGATTCTCTTCTCATGAGCAAAAATCATGAAGAAAATGGCACAAAGGTTAACATGGTAGATTTTGCCAATGGTGAGGATATGAGGCCAAGTTTGAAGAAAGGAGTTTCTGAAGATGTGCATCTTCTATTTTCGCACAAAGAACCATCAGGAGGCAATACATTGGGAACTCCATCTGATTTTGGTTCTGAATCCTCTGCTATTAGAAATAGTAATGGGGAAGATTGGTTTGTTGTCAACCACTCCGGCAGTTCAGAAATTCAAGAGGCTAGGCGAATGATATTTGACAATGACAGTAGCATGTCAACTCAGAAAAGTTCCTCTCAAGTCGAAAGTGAAAGAGCTGCTCCTATTGATGATTCTTTCATGGTACAGTCTCGACCAGCTTTTGATGATCAATATGGCTCTCAGTGGAAAACAGACATTGGCATGGATGCAGACTTGGTTGCTGCAGCAAATGCTGAAAATAGTGATCTAGTTGCATCAAAAACCAAGCTTAGTACATATGGGACCAGTCAACCTGATGACCTCTGTGTGGTGCTTGCAAGAGAAACTAGTTTGGATCCTCTTGAGGCATCTTGGCAACCAGAATTGGATTTTCAGATTGAAGCTTCTTTCATTCAAGTTGATAAAAAATCTCCTGCAGTTGAGGCAAAACCTCCTCCTACTGAAGAAACTGTTCCTGTGAAAGGTAAAAGCACTACTAAGAAGGACAGTCTTGCAAAGACCGGAAAAGATGCAAGGTCTAAAGTCTCCTCAGGATCTCTGTCAAGGAGCAGGATTGATGCTTTAGCAAAGAGCAAGAAGATGTCTCCTCCTACTAACAAACTGACAACCCAGAAGAGCAAATTAGATCGG GACGAAGAAATGCGCAAGAGAATGGAGGAATTAGTGATCGAGAGGCAAAAGAGGATTGCAGAAAGAAGTGCAGCTAAGGGTTCGTCCCCAGCAGCTTCCAAGAAAGGGCCAGCAGGAAGTAAAACAGCTTCAAAGATCTCACCTTCATCCAAACTTCACACATTTCCAGTGCAGGTCAAGCATTAA